One genomic segment of Tubulanus polymorphus chromosome 4, tnTubPoly1.2, whole genome shotgun sequence includes these proteins:
- the LOC141904156 gene encoding RNA pseudouridylate synthase domain-containing protein 1-like isoform X1 — translation MAQGTPAKLTDISVLHEDEDVIIVNKRYDVKVNGEIETEVTVSNQLAHLRPEIVDHSLPHYFRFCHRLDYATSGVLCLGKHRKGAAKCQKAFERRLVKKYYLALVRGHVDNGKDNNMVINADIGQRSDIESRTLMCPSTHPACVNSRSALTNLIVLERGQYDGDDATKVLLMPSTGRTHQLRVHCQYINHIIVGDYAYSNRTDVSPYRMMLHAYRLVIPLRDRLLDVIAPDPLVPNVDRRWQPSEICDTFENVMERISNEKTPDEER, via the exons ATGGCGCAAGGAACACCCGCTAAACTAACTGACATATCAGTTTTACATGAAGACGAAGATGTGATCATTGTGAATAAGCGTTATGATGTGAAG GTGAATGGTGAAATAGAAACAGAAGTTACAGTATCCAACCAATTAGCTCATCTTCGACCAGAAATTGTTGATCACTCATTACCACATTATTTCAG ATTTTGTCATAGACTTGATTATGCAACATCTGGTGTGCTGTGTTTAGGAAAACATCGAAAAGGTGCTGCCAAATGTCAAAAAGCATTTGAAAGAAGGCTTGTAAAAAAGTACTATCTAGCACTA GTCAGAGGCCATGTTGACAATGGCAAGGACAATAATATGGTTATCAATGCGGATATTGGTCAGAGAAGTGACATAGAAAGCAGAACATTGATGTGTCCGTCCACACATCCAGCATGTGTGAACAGTCGATCAGCGTTAACAAACCTCATTGTCTTAGAACGAGGACAATATGATGGAGATGATGCCACTAAAGTTTTGCTAATGCCATCAACAG GTAGAACGCATCAACTGCGTGTTCACTGTCAATATATCAATCACATTATAGTTGGCGACTATGCGTACAGTAATAGGACAGATGTTTCCCCGTATCGCATGATGTTACACGCCTATCGACTAGTTATTCCGCTGCGCGATAGACTCTTAGACGTCATTGCTCCTGATCCTTTAGTTCCCAATGTTGACAGGAGATGGCAACCTAGTGAAATATGTGACACCTTTGAGAACGTCATGGAACGCATTTCGAATGAGAAGACACCTGATGAAGAGCGATGA
- the LOC141904156 gene encoding RNA pseudouridylate synthase domain-containing protein 1-like isoform X2, translated as MAQGTPAKLTDISVLHEDEDVIIVNKRYDVKVNGEIETEVTVSNQLAHLRPEIVDHSLPHYFRFCHRLDYATSGVLCLGKHRKGAAKCQKAFERRLVKKYYLALVRGHVDNGKDNNMVINADIGQRSDIESRTLMCPSTHPACVNSRSALTNLIVLERGQYDGDDATKVLLMPSTERINCVFTVNISITL; from the exons ATGGCGCAAGGAACACCCGCTAAACTAACTGACATATCAGTTTTACATGAAGACGAAGATGTGATCATTGTGAATAAGCGTTATGATGTGAAG GTGAATGGTGAAATAGAAACAGAAGTTACAGTATCCAACCAATTAGCTCATCTTCGACCAGAAATTGTTGATCACTCATTACCACATTATTTCAG ATTTTGTCATAGACTTGATTATGCAACATCTGGTGTGCTGTGTTTAGGAAAACATCGAAAAGGTGCTGCCAAATGTCAAAAAGCATTTGAAAGAAGGCTTGTAAAAAAGTACTATCTAGCACTA GTCAGAGGCCATGTTGACAATGGCAAGGACAATAATATGGTTATCAATGCGGATATTGGTCAGAGAAGTGACATAGAAAGCAGAACATTGATGTGTCCGTCCACACATCCAGCATGTGTGAACAGTCGATCAGCGTTAACAAACCTCATTGTCTTAGAACGAGGACAATATGATGGAGATGATGCCACTAAAGTTTTGCTAATGCCATCAACAG AACGCATCAACTGCGTGTTCACTGTCAATATATCAATCACATTATAG